A single Blastococcus colisei DNA region contains:
- a CDS encoding NTP transferase domain-containing protein: protein MQHADVLVVLAAGTGTRLGSLTATTPKWLLDVGGNRVADRQLGALGDVFDLDRRLLVVTGHGAEEVGPFLRGRGLPPNCTLFNEQYATRNNWYSALVALRACLSADTERVYLLNSDLYAPAALYRTFVRESRTAGAGACLAIDSSHQLTDEAMKVQVEDGRVVDIGKVGVAAPVGEYVGMLMLDRATALRFRELLEDWATGDRDPNGWYETVIRDGLLSEVVCRPVEVGGAAWVEIDDTADLERAASVGA from the coding sequence GTGCAGCACGCCGACGTCCTCGTCGTCCTCGCCGCCGGCACCGGCACCCGGCTCGGCAGCCTGACGGCGACCACACCGAAATGGCTGCTCGACGTGGGCGGCAACCGGGTCGCCGATCGTCAGCTCGGGGCGCTGGGGGACGTGTTCGACCTCGACCGCCGGCTGCTGGTGGTGACCGGCCACGGGGCCGAGGAGGTCGGCCCCTTCCTCCGCGGACGGGGGCTGCCGCCGAACTGCACGCTGTTCAACGAGCAGTACGCCACCCGGAACAACTGGTACTCGGCCCTGGTGGCGCTGCGGGCCTGCCTGTCGGCCGACACCGAACGGGTCTACCTGCTCAACAGCGACCTCTACGCGCCGGCGGCGCTCTACCGGACGTTCGTGCGGGAGAGCCGGACCGCCGGGGCCGGTGCCTGCCTCGCCATCGACTCGTCGCACCAGCTCACCGACGAGGCGATGAAGGTGCAGGTCGAGGACGGCCGGGTCGTGGACATCGGCAAGGTCGGCGTCGCCGCCCCGGTCGGGGAGTACGTCGGCATGCTGATGCTCGACCGCGCGACGGCGCTGCGCTTCCGCGAGCTGCTGGAGGACTGGGCCACCGGCGACCGCGACCCGAACGGCTGGTACGAGACCGTCATCCGTGACGGCCTGCTCAGCGAGGTCGTCTGCCGGCCGGTCGAGGTCGGCGGGGCGGCCTGGGTCGAGATCGACGACACAGCGGACCTGGAGAGGGCCGCATCGGTGGGCGCATGA
- a CDS encoding gamma-glutamylcyclotransferase family protein, whose amino-acid sequence MGLYAAYGSNMDPAQMLRRCPSSPHTGTGWIPGWRLTFGAEELGWEGALATLVPAEEDREALTPGVFVALYDLAEADEAALDAWEGADLGIYRKLHLRVHTLGGDVVACVYVLDAFEGGLPSARYLGALADAAEAAGAPEDYLLDLRSRECRSTGV is encoded by the coding sequence ATGGGCCTCTACGCCGCGTACGGGTCGAACATGGATCCCGCGCAGATGCTGCGCCGCTGTCCCTCCTCCCCGCACACCGGCACCGGGTGGATCCCGGGCTGGCGGCTCACCTTCGGCGCCGAGGAGCTGGGCTGGGAGGGGGCGCTGGCCACCCTCGTCCCGGCGGAGGAGGACCGGGAGGCGCTCACGCCCGGCGTGTTCGTCGCGCTCTACGACCTGGCCGAGGCCGACGAGGCGGCGCTGGACGCGTGGGAGGGCGCCGACCTCGGGATCTACCGCAAGCTGCACCTGCGGGTGCACACCCTGGGCGGCGACGTCGTCGCCTGTGTCTACGTCCTGGACGCCTTCGAGGGCGGGCTGCCGTCGGCCCGCTACCTGGGGGCGCTGGCCGATGCCGCCGAGGCCGCGGGCGCGCCGGAGGACTACCTGCTGGACCTGCGCTCGCGGGAATGCCGCTCCACCGGCGTCTGA
- a CDS encoding NAD(P)H-quinone dehydrogenase produces MTRIVIIGGGPAGYEAALVAAQLGAEVTVIERDGIGGASVLTDCVPSKTLIAAAGAMTSVRDSAVLGLQGAELATVNLDLASVNQRVKGLAVAQSADIHARLSAEGVRIVAGHGRLSDEVRGLAAHKVEVVDAAGQVGEELESDVVLIATGADPRVLPGAEPDGERILDWRDVYDLDEMPEHLVVVGSGVTGAEFASGYLEAGVPVTLVSSRDQVLPGEDSDAATVVEQVFQSRGGKIAQKARAAAVQRTEKGVLVELTDGRTVEGSHALMTVGTVPNTSGLNLEQCGVEVTDSGHVVVDRVSRTSVPGIYAAGDVTGVFQLASVAAMQGRIAMWHALGEAVAPIRLKTVAANVFTHPEIATVGVQEKRLPDYPDVEVVLLPLATNARAKMSDLHDGFVKMFARRSTGVIVGGVVVAPGASELILPIALAVTKRLTVDDLAQTFAIYPSLSGSITEAGRRLMGADHLA; encoded by the coding sequence ATGACCCGCATCGTCATCATCGGCGGCGGACCGGCCGGCTACGAAGCCGCGCTGGTCGCCGCGCAACTCGGTGCCGAGGTCACCGTCATCGAGCGGGACGGCATCGGCGGCGCCAGCGTGCTCACCGACTGCGTCCCGTCCAAGACCCTCATCGCCGCGGCCGGTGCCATGACGTCGGTGCGCGACTCCGCCGTCCTCGGCCTCCAGGGCGCGGAGCTCGCGACGGTGAACCTGGACCTGGCCTCGGTGAACCAGCGTGTCAAGGGTCTGGCCGTGGCCCAGTCGGCCGACATCCACGCCCGGCTCAGCGCCGAGGGCGTGCGGATCGTCGCTGGTCATGGGCGGCTCTCCGACGAGGTCCGCGGTCTGGCCGCGCACAAGGTCGAGGTCGTCGACGCCGCGGGGCAGGTCGGGGAAGAGCTGGAGAGCGACGTCGTCCTGATCGCCACCGGCGCGGATCCGCGGGTGCTCCCCGGCGCCGAGCCCGACGGCGAGCGGATCCTCGACTGGCGCGACGTCTACGACCTCGACGAGATGCCCGAGCACCTGGTCGTCGTCGGGTCCGGCGTCACCGGGGCCGAGTTCGCCTCCGGGTACCTCGAGGCCGGCGTTCCCGTCACGCTGGTCTCCTCCCGCGACCAGGTGCTCCCGGGGGAGGACTCCGACGCCGCAACCGTGGTCGAGCAGGTCTTCCAGTCCCGGGGCGGGAAGATCGCGCAGAAGGCCCGCGCCGCCGCGGTGCAGCGCACCGAGAAGGGCGTGCTGGTCGAGCTGACCGACGGGCGCACCGTCGAGGGATCGCACGCGCTGATGACGGTCGGCACGGTGCCCAACACCTCAGGTCTCAACCTCGAGCAGTGCGGGGTCGAGGTGACCGACTCCGGTCACGTCGTCGTCGATCGCGTCTCCCGGACGTCGGTCCCCGGCATCTACGCCGCCGGCGACGTGACCGGCGTCTTCCAGCTCGCCTCCGTCGCCGCCATGCAGGGCCGGATCGCGATGTGGCACGCCCTCGGTGAGGCGGTCGCTCCCATCCGGCTCAAGACCGTCGCGGCCAACGTGTTCACCCATCCGGAGATCGCCACGGTCGGGGTGCAGGAGAAGCGCCTGCCGGACTATCCGGACGTCGAGGTCGTGCTCCTGCCCCTGGCGACGAACGCGCGGGCCAAGATGAGCGACCTGCACGACGGGTTCGTCAAGATGTTCGCCCGTCGGTCGACCGGCGTGATCGTGGGCGGGGTCGTGGTCGCGCCCGGCGCCTCCGAGCTCATCCTCCCGATCGCCCTCGCGGTCACCAAACGGCTGACCGTCGACGACCTGGCGCAGACCTTCGCGATCTACCCGTCGCTCTCGGGCTCGATCACCGAGGCCGGGCGGCGGCTGATGGGGGCCGACCACCTCGCCTGA
- a CDS encoding LCP family protein: MSRVQEVRALPARPLPPRLDPRVGRPPRARRDNGSAASSNAAAPPVHPRWADDRPRTAPHGFGRVLGLTTLGAVVPGSALVAAGARRSGWTLVALFAALGTGLALLATVGRDRVVGLAVDPTAMLGVIVAAVGLAVVWTLVIIAGYRMLAPESTTRAQHLAGTVLVSALSLGIAAPAFEVAHLAAVQRDLIQNLFADGESATVDPVDATPFGDKERVNVLLLGGDGGEGRDGVRTDTIMVASIATDTGATTLFSLPRNLQELPFPEDSPLHDVYPDGFWSGSEGESLLNAVYRNGPSDHPDVLGATDDPGADFLKLGVGEALGLTLDYYVLVNLEGFSRLIDALGGITVNVNYFVPIGGEPTIGILPEDYIAPGADQRMDGERALHYARGRFGLTDYERMDRQRCMVDAIVSAADPMTMLTQYQEIAATTQDIVSTDIPQAVVGDFADLALKVKDTEIRSVVFDDSVIRPAYPDYDAMRALVREALAAPVESAPAVEATTAPPAAASAPSASAPAPAAGAGQDAATAPTPVAGTTDACAYDPVRAAESIAEGEPPTRRR, encoded by the coding sequence CTGGGCCGATGACCGTCCTCGGACCGCACCGCACGGGTTCGGCCGGGTCCTGGGCCTGACCACCCTCGGGGCGGTCGTCCCCGGGAGCGCACTCGTGGCGGCCGGTGCCCGCAGGAGCGGATGGACGCTCGTGGCACTCTTCGCCGCCCTGGGCACGGGCCTCGCGCTGCTCGCCACCGTCGGCCGCGACCGCGTCGTGGGTCTGGCGGTCGACCCCACCGCGATGCTCGGTGTCATCGTCGCGGCCGTCGGCCTCGCCGTGGTGTGGACGCTCGTGATCATCGCGGGCTACCGGATGCTGGCGCCGGAGTCGACGACGAGGGCCCAGCACCTGGCCGGAACCGTCCTCGTGTCCGCCTTGTCACTGGGTATCGCGGCTCCCGCGTTCGAGGTCGCCCACCTGGCCGCGGTGCAGCGCGACCTGATCCAGAACCTCTTCGCCGACGGAGAGTCCGCGACCGTCGACCCGGTCGACGCCACTCCGTTCGGCGACAAGGAGCGGGTGAACGTGCTCCTGCTCGGGGGCGACGGTGGCGAGGGCCGGGACGGCGTGCGCACGGACACGATCATGGTGGCCAGCATCGCCACCGACACGGGGGCCACCACGCTGTTCAGCCTGCCCCGCAACCTGCAGGAGCTGCCCTTCCCGGAGGACAGCCCCCTGCACGACGTCTACCCCGACGGCTTCTGGAGCGGCAGCGAGGGCGAGAGCCTGCTCAACGCCGTCTACCGCAACGGCCCCAGCGACCACCCCGACGTCCTCGGTGCCACCGACGACCCCGGGGCAGACTTCCTGAAGCTGGGTGTCGGGGAGGCGCTCGGGCTGACGCTGGACTACTACGTCCTGGTCAACCTCGAGGGCTTCAGCCGACTCATCGACGCGCTCGGCGGCATCACCGTCAACGTGAACTACTTCGTCCCCATCGGTGGGGAGCCGACGATCGGGATCCTCCCCGAGGACTACATCGCCCCTGGGGCGGATCAGCGGATGGACGGCGAGCGGGCGCTCCACTACGCACGCGGCCGGTTCGGCCTCACCGACTACGAGCGCATGGACCGTCAGCGGTGCATGGTCGACGCGATCGTCTCCGCCGCCGACCCGATGACCATGCTGACGCAGTACCAGGAGATCGCGGCGACGACGCAGGACATCGTCAGCACCGACATCCCCCAGGCGGTGGTCGGAGACTTCGCCGACCTCGCCCTGAAGGTCAAGGACACCGAGATCCGGAGCGTCGTCTTCGACGACAGCGTGATCCGGCCCGCCTACCCCGACTACGACGCGATGCGCGCGTTGGTCCGGGAGGCACTGGCCGCACCCGTGGAGAGCGCGCCGGCGGTCGAGGCCACGACCGCACCGCCCGCTGCTGCGTCGGCGCCGTCCGCGTCGGCACCGGCGCCGGCTGCCGGTGCCGGGCAGGACGCCGCCACCGCTCCCACGCCGGTCGCCGGCACCACGGATGCCTGCGCCTACGACCCCGTGCGGGCCGCGGAGTCGATCGCCGAAGGGGAACCCCCGACGCGCCGTCGCTGA